In a single window of the Desulfovibrio mangrovi genome:
- a CDS encoding nitroreductase family protein, producing the protein MIQFTVNEEACVRCGECVRDCPMGVIAMRDEIPSVAPDKESMCIRCQHCLAVCPTAALSILGKNPEDSLPLKGNMPTADQMETLLRGRRSVRHYKQENVDKAVLDRLLTVARTAPTGKNSLNLHFLLVDDKDVMQAIRTDVYDGIRERMAGEGLPEGMEFFGTAAKLWGRGVDLVFRGAPHMLWVTAPKNSPSPEADPHIALSYFELMAAALGLGTVWCGFGKWVFTKVLPHMKAKLGVPENHTDGYVMMFGTPDIRYYRTVQRDEQATSIVSYP; encoded by the coding sequence ATGATCCAATTCACTGTTAACGAAGAAGCATGCGTACGTTGCGGGGAATGTGTCAGGGACTGCCCCATGGGCGTTATCGCCATGCGGGACGAGATACCCTCCGTCGCGCCGGACAAGGAGTCCATGTGCATCCGGTGTCAGCACTGTCTGGCGGTATGCCCCACTGCAGCCCTGTCCATTCTCGGAAAAAACCCTGAGGACAGCCTGCCCCTCAAGGGCAACATGCCCACAGCGGATCAGATGGAAACCTTGCTCCGCGGCAGGCGCTCCGTGCGCCATTACAAACAGGAAAACGTGGACAAGGCCGTGCTCGACCGGCTGCTGACCGTCGCCAGAACGGCGCCCACCGGCAAAAACAGCCTCAACCTGCATTTCCTGCTGGTCGACGACAAGGACGTGATGCAGGCCATCCGTACCGATGTATATGATGGCATACGTGAACGCATGGCGGGCGAAGGCCTGCCGGAAGGCATGGAGTTCTTCGGCACTGCCGCCAAGCTGTGGGGCCGGGGCGTGGACCTGGTCTTCCGCGGCGCTCCCCACATGCTGTGGGTGACCGCCCCCAAAAACTCCCCCTCTCCGGAAGCCGACCCGCACATTGCCCTGAGCTATTTCGAGCTCATGGCCGCCGCGCTGGGACTCGGCACGGTCTGGTGCGGCTTCGGCAAATGGGTGTTCACAAAAGTGCTCCCGCACATGAAGGCCAAACTTGGGGTGCCGGAAAACCACACGGACGGCTATGTCATGATGTTCGGCACTCCGGACATCAGGTATTACCGCACAGTGCAACGGGATGAGCAGGCAACCAGTATTGTCTCGTACCCTTAA
- a CDS encoding RluA family pseudouridine synthase gives MSGVQHITVTPEESGQKLLQFLQRRLGKDVPKAAVMRWIRTGQVRVNKGRAKPFDRIAEGDVVRVPPFHSEEPEAAPVTNADPHSDMRPGPTSAPGTPSPDHAARLEQAGLSVAAQAEGLLVLHKPAGLPVQPGTGHADAVTSRLARCFADAPFMPTPAHRLDKDTSGLLLVATSYARLQSLHALFRNEHAIGKFYLAWVQGDWPEKTPVTLKDTLGKRDTAKGERVLRLSPDQGNTTGGDDGPSAQASCTVTPVLRRGNATLLAVRLHTGRTHQIRVQLAGRGFPILGDRKYGGPACAQGMLLHAWRIVLPAPADSPASGNETLTFTCLPDWKSPFDVPPAPLAPSDL, from the coding sequence ATGAGCGGAGTGCAGCACATTACGGTAACCCCTGAAGAATCCGGCCAGAAGCTTCTGCAGTTTCTGCAGCGCAGGCTGGGCAAAGACGTTCCCAAGGCTGCCGTCATGCGTTGGATCCGCACAGGGCAGGTACGTGTAAACAAAGGGCGCGCAAAGCCTTTCGACAGAATCGCCGAGGGGGATGTGGTGCGCGTTCCCCCCTTCCATTCCGAAGAGCCCGAAGCTGCCCCCGTTACAAACGCAGACCCGCATTCAGACATGAGACCAGGCCCGACATCCGCGCCCGGAACGCCGTCTCCGGACCATGCAGCGCGGCTGGAGCAGGCAGGACTGTCTGTCGCCGCGCAGGCGGAAGGTCTGCTGGTACTCCACAAGCCTGCCGGTCTTCCCGTGCAGCCGGGCACCGGACATGCCGATGCCGTCACCTCGCGCCTTGCCCGCTGCTTTGCCGACGCGCCCTTCATGCCGACACCGGCCCACCGCCTGGACAAGGACACCTCGGGCCTGCTGCTGGTTGCCACCAGCTATGCACGCCTGCAATCGTTGCATGCCCTGTTCCGCAACGAACACGCCATCGGGAAGTTCTATCTTGCATGGGTACAGGGAGATTGGCCTGAAAAAACCCCTGTCACACTGAAGGACACCCTCGGCAAACGCGACACCGCCAAGGGCGAACGGGTGCTCCGCCTGTCCCCGGATCAAGGGAATACTACGGGGGGAGACGATGGCCCTTCCGCACAGGCTTCCTGCACGGTCACACCCGTCCTGCGCAGAGGCAACGCCACCCTGCTTGCTGTCCGCCTGCACACGGGCAGAACCCATCAGATTCGCGTCCAGCTTGCAGGCCGGGGCTTTCCCATTCTGGGCGACCGCAAGTACGGCGGTCCGGCCTGTGCCCAAGGCATGCTGCTGCACGCATGGCGCATTGTGCTGCCTGCCCCCGCGGACTCGCCTGCTTCGGGGAACGAGACGCTGACCTTTACCTGCCTGCCGGACTGGAAGTCGCCGTTCGACGTTCCGCCTGCCCCCCTCGCGCCATCCGATCTCTGA
- a CDS encoding cyclic 2,3-diphosphoglycerate synthase, translating to MRTIIIMGAAGRDFHNFNVLFRNNPAYKVAAFTATQIPDIDGRCYPASLAGEGYPEGIPVIAEDRLPGLLRKFRVDTAVFSYSDISHETVMHRASLVNAHGANFMMLAPEQTMLFSSKPVIAVCAVRTGCGKSPVTRHICALLRNRGLRAAIIRHPMPYGDLERQAVQRFASLEDMDEAQCTIEEREEYEHHVEQGFTVFAGVDYARILAAAEAEADVIVWDGGNNDTPFIKPTVHVTVLDPLRPGHEHAYHPGETNLRLADIAIINKVNSAPLPAIAQVTESVRQYAPLAEILLAKSTVTVEAPELVAGKRVLLVEDGPTLTHGEMGYGAAQVAAELYGASGIADPRPAAVGSIAESLAAHPHIGNALPAIGYSGKQLADLEKSINGTDCDSVLLGTPIRLERLISINKPHVRVRYTHEDHGNRSLEQALFERLPLPPEQE from the coding sequence ATGCGAACAATCATCATCATGGGCGCGGCAGGAAGAGACTTCCACAACTTCAACGTGCTGTTCAGGAACAATCCGGCATACAAGGTCGCAGCCTTCACAGCCACGCAGATTCCCGACATAGACGGCCGCTGCTACCCCGCCTCCCTTGCGGGCGAAGGCTACCCCGAGGGCATACCGGTTATCGCCGAAGACAGGCTTCCCGGACTGCTGCGCAAGTTCAGGGTGGACACGGCAGTATTCTCCTACAGCGACATTTCGCATGAAACCGTCATGCACCGAGCCTCGCTGGTGAATGCCCATGGGGCCAACTTCATGATGCTGGCACCGGAACAGACCATGCTGTTTTCCTCCAAGCCGGTGATTGCGGTCTGCGCCGTCCGCACGGGCTGCGGCAAGTCGCCCGTCACCCGTCACATCTGCGCACTGCTGCGCAACCGGGGACTCAGGGCCGCCATCATACGGCACCCCATGCCCTACGGCGATCTGGAACGGCAGGCCGTGCAACGTTTTGCCTCTCTTGAAGACATGGACGAGGCCCAATGCACCATTGAGGAACGCGAGGAATACGAACACCACGTGGAACAGGGCTTCACCGTTTTTGCCGGTGTCGACTACGCCCGCATTCTTGCCGCCGCCGAGGCGGAAGCCGACGTCATCGTCTGGGACGGCGGCAACAACGACACCCCCTTCATCAAGCCCACCGTGCACGTGACCGTACTGGATCCGCTGCGTCCGGGGCACGAACACGCCTATCATCCGGGTGAAACCAACCTGCGGCTTGCGGATATCGCCATCATCAACAAGGTGAACTCCGCCCCCCTGCCCGCCATAGCGCAGGTCACCGAGTCCGTGCGCCAGTACGCCCCGCTTGCGGAAATTCTGCTGGCAAAATCCACCGTGACCGTTGAAGCCCCTGAACTGGTGGCGGGCAAACGCGTTCTGCTGGTGGAAGACGGCCCCACACTCACGCACGGGGAAATGGGCTACGGAGCCGCGCAGGTTGCCGCCGAACTCTACGGCGCATCCGGCATTGCCGACCCGCGCCCCGCAGCGGTTGGCAGCATAGCAGAAAGCCTTGCCGCACACCCACACATAGGCAACGCCCTGCCCGCCATAGGCTATTCAGGCAAGCAGCTTGCCGACCTTGAAAAGAGCATCAACGGCACAGACTGCGACAGTGTGCTGCTGGGCACCCCCATACGCCTTGAGCGGCTCATCTCCATCAACAAGCCGCACGTACGCGTCCGGTATACCCATGAAGACCATGGCAACCGCTCGCTGGAGCAGGCCCTGTTCGAACGCCTGCCCCTTCCACCTGAGCAGGAGTGA
- a CDS encoding DUF3568 family protein, whose amino-acid sequence MPSFRHCLLLLILCLLPLQSGCVVTAVGLAAAGVATAKQSMEDVVERSYPQPYWCVYKATHAAMQELAIHIEKVEQDEKGDTIQGKTAEYPVSIEVSHVTDSVTKVRIDAGKNIFQQDQATATAVADAIHDIIDRNLQAGLVIPPPLPCTAVSSAKQAEPCTDRADDAKDNSLIFSKN is encoded by the coding sequence ATGCCCAGTTTCCGTCATTGCCTGCTTCTTCTGATACTATGCCTGCTGCCTCTGCAGTCCGGCTGCGTTGTCACCGCCGTCGGGCTCGCTGCCGCCGGTGTCGCCACTGCCAAACAGTCCATGGAGGACGTGGTGGAACGCTCCTATCCACAGCCGTACTGGTGCGTATACAAGGCGACCCATGCGGCAATGCAGGAACTGGCCATACACATAGAAAAGGTTGAACAGGACGAAAAAGGCGATACCATTCAGGGCAAAACCGCGGAATATCCCGTTAGCATCGAAGTGTCCCACGTCACGGACAGCGTCACCAAGGTACGCATAGACGCCGGCAAGAACATCTTCCAGCAGGATCAGGCTACGGCAACCGCTGTTGCAGACGCCATCCACGACATCATAGACCGCAACCTTCAGGCCGGTCTGGTCATTCCCCCGCCTCTCCCCTGCACGGCTGTCAGCAGTGCAAAACAGGCAGAGCCCTGCACCGATCGCGCTGACGATGCAAAGGACAACTCGCTGATCTTCTCCAAGAACTGA
- a CDS encoding AAA family ATPase, whose amino-acid sequence MIIRNFTMDGFGIFAEQSVNGLPDGISIFLGNNEAGKTTCLRFFRHILFGFPTPSHKEFTPALRGGTPGGSLLLHTGAHGLLRMERRPGVRGGPVSLQTESGTPLEAAILETLLGGVTKEVYEAVYGFSLSELQELASLNGEKVRHALYGASFGAATKPVGQVLKSLDAAMDALYKSSGQKPLLNRKLAELDDVLRQLKESDNAVLAYEQTTAQREAMTAELEALQSQQTERLAERAALERRLSLWEQAERLQQLRMRLASISPAIDNFPTEGIARLDRLRDALAERHEDLQGISAKLQRLQERQRHLNLPAHLAILKLQHGITGLAEEKAQYRSRIDQLRTAETALDHTQSDLNRILEALGNEWDTGRLRNFDRSLFTQERIEQFARAMQQAEAELLHAREQHEIRKRELQEALAGRKDAQAIMERFASQDMQGDPALIEELASRREHVRRLLEELPRKRQAYTLASQELDNDIAKLVPDWTRERISHLDTSFTARESVAAAGRALADTERSLHDATVLHQAVTAQLEPLDGRLRERQAELQHSSAPTREEAGARRSALRTLRGVLRHHDEAERRLNDLHAARAGHANAGGAAFVGYAVLSTLFLAGCYLGLVALDKLPIPALLADVAFPLSYLGAALVASSLLGAALLSLRSRSSARGAETEVQLAIVETELQELAEKIQALCPGAGISSGAVSISNEELERAELAADAMRDAAENRARLLRSMEELRQERERLLRQAADAARTIDKARNERDLARQAWNVRTRELQLPATTTPEVALSVFDRAEGIHARMQALDGAAHETSAMRQTVESYLALARRLPAGTPEADTPLNEEELLAQADTAIENARQLRESATERARAAQVLAERHAQVACCEERVQNAAAQEAAVTATLATQTEAWQTWLDSRGLARTLSPATALGALRLVNDGVALLDSQDQLQHTRTALQTAMNAYADMQDTLLAAAQQALQLQPPLTSEGIVDRLAATDLLSQALAASREAAAEHAALERELPELQDRLHACQERIRSLNAEYRALLEHGGALEPNQAVEQADEAVSVLPTAEELFRQRGMAHAARVGVLNELTPLQVSLEAALASGARDPEEAGDQTVPSRQLELFLAEPLSDDAKAQLAARLQTLLTTVAEDRKREDELRQQISDSNTALKGLASAEQVSDLRNREAAIREDLRILSRQWARHAMARQLVLTAKRTFEQQRQPAVIQHASSFFRTITGGTYSGLHTSLDDDSIRAIREGGESRLPEQLSRGTREQLFLALRLGFILSHSAGGEALPVIMDDILVNFDPGRAARTAEALSHLAEHNQILFFTCHPQTAETLLSKAPSAALYTVADGTITNDTAYSGRRVVTTSSPA is encoded by the coding sequence ATGATCATCCGCAATTTCACCATGGACGGCTTCGGCATTTTCGCGGAACAGAGCGTTAACGGCCTGCCGGACGGTATCTCCATCTTCCTCGGCAACAATGAGGCAGGCAAGACAACCTGCCTGCGTTTCTTCCGCCACATCCTGTTCGGGTTTCCCACCCCCAGCCACAAGGAATTCACTCCTGCGCTGCGAGGGGGCACACCGGGCGGCAGCCTGCTGCTGCACACCGGTGCGCACGGCCTGCTGCGCATGGAACGCAGACCCGGCGTACGGGGCGGTCCCGTTTCCCTGCAGACCGAATCCGGCACTCCGCTTGAGGCAGCCATACTGGAAACCCTGCTTGGCGGCGTCACCAAGGAAGTTTACGAAGCCGTCTACGGTTTTTCCCTTTCTGAACTGCAGGAGCTGGCCTCCCTGAACGGCGAAAAAGTGCGCCACGCCCTCTATGGCGCGAGCTTCGGTGCGGCCACGAAACCTGTAGGACAGGTGCTCAAATCCCTTGATGCCGCCATGGACGCCCTCTACAAATCCAGCGGGCAAAAGCCCCTGTTGAACCGCAAGCTTGCGGAACTGGATGATGTCCTGCGCCAGCTCAAGGAAAGCGACAATGCCGTGCTGGCATACGAGCAGACCACTGCGCAACGCGAAGCCATGACAGCCGAACTGGAGGCATTGCAGAGCCAGCAGACGGAGCGCCTTGCCGAGCGCGCGGCACTTGAACGCCGCTTGTCCCTCTGGGAGCAGGCCGAACGCCTGCAGCAATTGCGGATGCGCCTCGCCTCCATCTCGCCAGCTATCGACAACTTTCCGACCGAGGGCATTGCCCGCCTGGACCGCCTGCGTGATGCATTGGCAGAACGCCACGAGGACCTGCAGGGTATTTCCGCCAAGCTTCAGCGGCTGCAGGAACGCCAGCGGCACCTGAATCTGCCCGCCCATCTGGCCATTCTGAAGCTGCAGCACGGCATTACCGGTCTTGCGGAAGAAAAGGCCCAGTACCGGTCACGTATCGATCAGTTGCGAACCGCAGAGACTGCGCTTGACCACACGCAAAGCGACCTGAACCGCATTCTGGAAGCGCTGGGTAACGAATGGGATACCGGCAGGCTGCGCAACTTTGACCGCTCCCTGTTCACACAGGAACGTATTGAACAGTTCGCCCGCGCCATGCAGCAGGCCGAGGCCGAACTCCTGCACGCCCGCGAACAGCATGAGATCCGGAAACGGGAACTGCAGGAAGCCCTCGCGGGGCGCAAAGATGCTCAGGCCATCATGGAACGCTTTGCCTCACAGGACATGCAGGGCGATCCGGCCTTGATCGAGGAACTGGCCTCCCGCAGGGAGCACGTGCGAAGGCTGCTGGAAGAACTGCCCCGCAAACGGCAGGCATACACCCTTGCCTCGCAGGAGCTGGACAACGACATTGCCAAACTGGTTCCGGACTGGACCCGCGAACGCATCAGCCACCTCGACACATCTTTCACGGCGCGGGAAAGCGTTGCCGCGGCGGGGCGTGCCCTTGCCGATACGGAACGCAGCCTGCACGATGCCACGGTCCTGCATCAGGCAGTGACGGCGCAACTGGAACCTCTGGACGGACGCCTCAGGGAGCGGCAGGCCGAACTGCAGCACAGCAGCGCGCCGACCCGGGAGGAGGCGGGCGCCCGCCGCTCGGCCCTGCGCACCTTGCGCGGCGTGCTGCGACACCATGACGAAGCGGAACGCAGGCTGAACGACCTGCACGCGGCCCGCGCCGGACATGCCAACGCAGGCGGAGCCGCGTTTGTTGGTTATGCCGTCCTGTCCACCCTGTTCCTCGCAGGTTGTTATCTGGGGCTCGTGGCGCTGGACAAGCTGCCTATTCCTGCGCTGCTCGCCGATGTCGCCTTCCCCCTTTCCTACCTTGGCGCTGCCTTGGTTGCCTCTTCACTGCTTGGCGCAGCTCTGCTCAGTCTGCGCTCACGCTCCTCTGCCCGCGGGGCGGAAACAGAAGTGCAACTGGCTATAGTCGAGACAGAACTGCAGGAACTTGCCGAAAAGATACAGGCTCTGTGCCCCGGCGCCGGTATCAGTTCCGGCGCAGTCTCCATTTCTAACGAAGAACTTGAGCGCGCAGAACTTGCCGCTGACGCCATGCGCGATGCGGCTGAGAACCGCGCCCGCCTGCTCCGCTCCATGGAGGAGTTGCGACAGGAGCGGGAACGCCTGCTCCGTCAGGCAGCGGATGCCGCCCGCACTATCGACAAGGCCCGCAACGAGCGCGATCTTGCCAGACAGGCATGGAACGTACGCACCCGCGAGTTGCAGCTCCCCGCCACCACCACGCCGGAAGTGGCCCTTTCCGTCTTCGACAGAGCAGAAGGCATACATGCCCGCATGCAGGCGCTTGACGGCGCAGCACACGAAACCTCGGCCATGCGCCAGACCGTTGAAAGCTATCTGGCCCTTGCCCGCAGGCTGCCTGCCGGCACGCCTGAAGCTGACACTCCCCTGAACGAAGAGGAACTCCTCGCTCAGGCCGACACGGCCATTGAAAACGCACGGCAACTGCGCGAATCCGCCACGGAGCGTGCCCGTGCGGCACAGGTGCTTGCGGAGCGCCATGCACAGGTCGCATGTTGTGAAGAGAGAGTGCAGAACGCCGCCGCCCAAGAAGCTGCCGTCACCGCCACACTCGCCACACAGACCGAAGCATGGCAGACATGGCTGGATTCCCGCGGTCTTGCCCGCACGCTCAGCCCCGCAACGGCCCTTGGCGCCCTGCGCCTTGTAAACGACGGCGTCGCCCTGCTCGACTCGCAGGATCAGCTACAGCATACCCGCACAGCCCTGCAGACCGCCATGAACGCCTACGCCGACATGCAGGACACCCTGCTTGCCGCGGCGCAACAGGCACTGCAACTGCAGCCCCCGCTGACGTCCGAAGGCATCGTGGACCGGCTTGCCGCCACGGATCTTCTTTCGCAGGCCCTTGCAGCGTCCCGCGAGGCCGCAGCCGAACATGCCGCACTGGAACGCGAACTGCCCGAACTGCAAGACCGCCTGCACGCCTGTCAGGAACGCATACGTTCCCTCAACGCAGAGTACCGCGCCCTGCTGGAACATGGCGGTGCACTGGAACCGAATCAGGCTGTTGAGCAGGCCGATGAAGCCGTCTCCGTCCTCCCCACAGCCGAGGAACTGTTCCGCCAGCGCGGCATGGCCCATGCCGCACGCGTGGGCGTGTTGAATGAGTTGACGCCCCTGCAGGTCTCGCTTGAAGCGGCTCTCGCCAGCGGCGCAAGAGACCCGGAGGAAGCCGGAGACCAAACCGTTCCCAGCCGCCAACTGGAACTCTTCCTTGCAGAACCGCTTTCGGACGATGCCAAAGCCCAACTCGCCGCCCGTCTGCAGACGCTGCTCACAACCGTTGCCGAGGACCGGAAGCGGGAGGATGAACTGCGCCAGCAAATCAGCGACAGCAACACCGCTCTCAAAGGCCTTGCCTCGGCAGAACAGGTTTCGGACCTGCGCAACCGCGAAGCCGCCATCAGGGAAGACCTGCGCATCCTGAGCCGTCAGTGGGCACGCCACGCCATGGCGCGCCAGCTCGTGCTCACCGCAAAGCGGACATTTGAACAGCAGCGCCAACCCGCAGTTATCCAGCATGCCAGCAGCTTCTTCCGCACCATAACGGGCGGGACATACAGCGGCCTGCATACCAGCCTTGATGACGATTCCATCCGCGCCATCCGCGAAGGCGGCGAAAGCCGCCTGCCGGAACAGCTCAGCCGGGGCACGCGGGAACAGCTCTTTCTTGCCCTGCGACTCGGGTTCATCCTCAGCCACTCAGCCGGAGGGGAAGCGTTGCCCGTGATCATGGACGACATCCTCGTGAACTTCGATCCCGGCAGAGCCGCGCGCACGGCCGAAGCCCTGTCGCATCTGGCGGAACACAATCAGATACTGTTCTTCACCTGTCATCCTCAGACTGCGGAAACACTGCTGTCCAAGGCACCCTCCGCCGCTCTCTACACCGTGGCGGACGGCACCATAACCAATGATACAGCCTATTCCGGCAGGAGGGTCGTCACGACGTCCTCTCCGGCATAA
- a CDS encoding FG-GAP-like repeat-containing protein: MRLSVRTAFLTCLLLVAGALSAFAETAKTFAVLPFQVNGPVAYKHLEQAIPQMLTSRLYWKDNFVAVDKSAYAGVATPSSQSQAQAALQKIGVDYLVYGSTTIIGDESSIDVQVVGKDGSNWPRSATSKVDQMIPTLKNLAEAINSEVFKREEAPVADAAQPKMVNQMNPAIQQNQLTANQQVYLNPQFRYAGETEEGSRLRSNALKIAAHAMVIEDLDGDGKNEVLLLTEREVGAYSFDGARLTPLATFESAARLTLISMRAADLNRDGIMEIVISAVDTQQAPQSMILNYQNGKFSVQSDKIRYLLSIAKFPPDFMPVLLGQRLSNGNNMWREPIYEMVKTGGGWDKGRKIDLPDGANLFNFVWLPASNTEDPKFILLEADSEHLRVYSEKFARLAETDDGYSGASIGLEQNQSMRNMGKDTLLIPSKYFIPLPMIPADFDNDGRWELLVNKPVSVAAQFFDRYRFFPQGEIHSLYWDGVGLGLQWKTRRIKGSVVAFDVKDVNNDGIRDLVVCINTHPGNTGMGDRKTMLLAYPLDMSQNDPSAETHKDFKQE; encoded by the coding sequence ATGCGTCTTTCCGTGCGTACGGCATTCCTGACCTGCCTGCTGCTCGTAGCAGGTGCTCTTTCCGCCTTTGCGGAGACCGCGAAAACCTTTGCGGTTCTCCCCTTTCAGGTGAACGGCCCCGTTGCCTACAAGCATCTTGAACAGGCCATTCCCCAGATGCTGACTTCCCGTCTGTACTGGAAGGATAATTTCGTGGCCGTGGACAAGTCCGCCTACGCCGGCGTTGCCACGCCCTCTTCCCAGTCTCAGGCACAAGCCGCGCTGCAGAAGATCGGCGTTGATTACCTTGTATACGGCTCCACCACCATCATCGGCGATGAAAGCTCCATCGACGTACAGGTTGTGGGCAAAGACGGCTCCAACTGGCCCCGTTCCGCCACCAGCAAGGTGGATCAGATGATCCCCACGCTGAAGAACCTTGCCGAAGCCATCAACAGCGAAGTGTTCAAGCGCGAAGAAGCTCCGGTTGCCGATGCGGCTCAGCCCAAGATGGTGAACCAGATGAACCCCGCCATCCAGCAGAACCAGCTTACCGCCAACCAGCAGGTATACCTGAACCCGCAGTTCCGCTACGCCGGTGAAACCGAGGAAGGCAGCCGCCTGCGCTCCAATGCCCTGAAAATTGCCGCGCACGCCATGGTGATCGAGGATCTGGATGGCGACGGCAAGAACGAAGTGCTGTTGCTTACCGAACGCGAAGTGGGTGCCTACAGCTTTGACGGCGCGCGCCTGACCCCCCTCGCCACGTTTGAATCGGCCGCACGCCTGACGCTTATCTCCATGCGCGCTGCCGACCTGAACCGCGACGGCATCATGGAAATCGTCATCAGCGCCGTGGACACCCAACAGGCTCCGCAGTCCATGATTCTGAACTACCAGAACGGCAAATTCTCCGTTCAAAGCGATAAGATCAGATACCTGCTCTCCATCGCCAAGTTCCCGCCGGACTTCATGCCCGTGCTGCTCGGCCAGCGCCTTTCCAACGGCAACAACATGTGGCGCGAACCGATCTATGAAATGGTGAAAACCGGCGGCGGCTGGGACAAGGGTCGCAAGATCGACCTGCCGGACGGCGCCAACCTGTTCAACTTTGTCTGGTTGCCCGCAAGCAATACCGAAGACCCCAAGTTCATCCTGCTTGAGGCCGACAGCGAACACCTGCGCGTCTACTCCGAAAAGTTCGCCCGTCTTGCGGAAACCGATGACGGCTACTCCGGCGCGTCCATCGGTCTGGAACAGAACCAGTCCATGCGAAACATGGGCAAGGATACCCTGCTCATTCCGTCCAAGTACTTCATTCCCCTGCCCATGATTCCCGCCGACTTCGACAACGACGGCCGCTGGGAACTGCTGGTCAACAAGCCCGTATCTGTAGCTGCCCAGTTCTTTGACCGCTACCGCTTCTTCCCGCAGGGCGAAATCCACTCCCTGTACTGGGACGGCGTCGGCCTCGGCCTGCAATGGAAGACCCGCCGCATCAAGGGCAGCGTTGTCGCCTTTGACGTCAAGGACGTGAACAACGACGGCATCCGCGACCTTGTGGTCTGCATCAACACCCACCCCGGCAATACCGGTATGGGAGATCGCAAGACCATGCTGCTCGCCTACCCGCTCGACATGAGCCAGAACGACCCCTCCGCCGAAACCCACAAGGACTTCAAGCAGGAATAG
- a CDS encoding metallophosphoesterase family protein — MTSTPSDRPLRFIHAADLHLDAAFKGIASDAPASVRTALQRATFTAFQRLVTLGCRLKPDAIILAGDIYNHEDGSLKAQLALRDGCLRLQDAGVRVFIAHGNHDPYPTRAASITLPDNVSVFGTEAPDLVELTRNGELLAVVHGISHASPRERKSLARKFKRSLHDAVQIGVLHCTLDTVAASDIYAPATLSDLSATGLDYWALGHIHEPQVVSQNPHAVYPGSPQGLHINEQGLHGCMIAEASLSDRDHSLNVRLFPLSPVLWKKVEVDISGHETAEQLDDALFSAADQSLAEELEACEAGGSVWGITPDAPEGLILRITLTGRGPLDHLLRAQGTLADLLERLRDTLAVQTPFIWVKDIELACRPDVDMDAQRRRPDLLGEALRTAQSLRGQGGDSALATHFTEALSAMFDKPRLRKAIDPPDADELARLLDEAELLCMDLLEADQ; from the coding sequence ATGACCTCAACGCCTTCAGACCGCCCGCTGCGCTTCATTCATGCGGCTGACCTGCATCTCGACGCCGCCTTCAAGGGTATCGCTTCCGATGCCCCCGCTTCGGTGCGCACTGCTCTGCAGCGAGCCACGTTTACCGCCTTTCAAAGACTTGTGACACTCGGCTGCAGACTCAAGCCTGACGCCATCATACTGGCAGGCGACATCTACAACCATGAAGACGGTAGCCTCAAGGCACAGCTGGCGCTCAGAGACGGCTGCCTGCGTCTGCAGGATGCCGGAGTGCGGGTGTTCATCGCCCACGGCAACCATGATCCCTACCCCACCCGCGCCGCCTCCATCACCCTGCCGGACAACGTCTCCGTATTCGGCACCGAGGCTCCGGACCTCGTTGAACTCACCCGCAACGGGGAACTGCTGGCAGTGGTGCATGGCATCAGCCATGCCTCGCCGCGCGAACGCAAATCCCTCGCCCGCAAGTTCAAACGCTCCCTGCACGACGCCGTACAGATAGGTGTGCTGCACTGCACCCTCGACACAGTGGCGGCATCAGATATTTACGCACCCGCGACCCTCAGCGATCTTTCTGCAACCGGTCTGGATTACTGGGCTCTCGGACACATCCACGAACCGCAGGTCGTCAGCCAAAACCCGCATGCAGTATACCCCGGCAGCCCGCAGGGACTGCATATCAACGAGCAGGGCCTGCACGGCTGCATGATCGCGGAGGCATCGCTTTCAGACCGGGACCACAGTCTGAACGTGCGCCTGTTCCCCCTGTCTCCTGTACTCTGGAAAAAGGTGGAGGTGGATATCTCCGGCCACGAAACGGCGGAACAGCTGGATGACGCCCTGTTCTCGGCCGCAGACCAAAGTCTGGCGGAAGAACTGGAAGCCTGCGAGGCTGGCGGAAGCGTCTGGGGCATCACGCCCGATGCTCCCGAAGGCCTCATTCTGCGCATCACCCTCACCGGACGCGGCCCACTCGACCACCTGCTGCGCGCACAGGGAACGCTTGCCGATCTGCTGGAACGGCTCCGCGACACGCTCGCCGTGCAGACGCCCTTCATCTGGGTCAAGGATATCGAACTCGCCTGTCGGCCTGACGTGGACATGGATGCCCAGCGGCGTCGCCCCGACCTGCTGGGCGAAGCCCTGCGCACAGCCCAGTCCCTGCGCGGACAGGGAGGTGACTCCGCCCTTGCGACCCATTTTACCGAAGCCCTCTCCGCCATGTTCGACAAGCCGAGGCTGCGCAAGGCCATTGATCCGCCGGACGCAGACGAGCTTGCCCGCCTGCTCGATGAGGCAGAGCTGCTGTGCATGGACCTGCTGGAGGCCGACCAATGA